The Octopus sinensis unplaced genomic scaffold, ASM634580v1 Contig18879, whole genome shotgun sequence genome includes a region encoding these proteins:
- the LOC115231778 gene encoding uncharacterized protein LOC115231778 translates to MTKCVNTKLCEYVEAYDLLSENQLGTRRICQGAKEQAIVNKEINRSNDYKLHSAWIDVKKAFDSVDHSFLLQILEKSGIPGWIVKFVESLITKWSVKLRLNNKYIRDVRIERGILQGDSLSPMLFVLVLDPLSRLLSYKFPKVSMGRENQITPFSTNHLLFIDDLKLVSKSENVIVKMMEEVNHYFHAVGLEKNLEKSATNTYLLSEEARVLDGIDGYKYLGVLESSTGKIQKQKMLKIILEEVIMRIERLANTKLNGVNLFKAINEHALSLYNYYIGLVDIEPFEFEMVDDTIRSKLTEYRIHLRPANKQRLYLPQYLKRKYSLEDSLLLEKKLLSDAQNKRLLDQTFSKSLHSILYKNSKEDFVKVEDSSHWLARGNNSPRSEGLFCLLQDRNLFFADHNLMCPHCMKWKKTVDHCATRCEKMLHGDYVRRHNEVVRCIHFHLCREFGLKNEKKLKTHSVQTVSVNEFVEIKVDTFIKTDIILEHNKPDLFIFDKKNNRIFLIEVGITSAPNLQQVEVEKLRKYDLLSKELELIYHANVKIVPIVLTWDGLVTSKFQQYAQSLNINERTHAYIQSLTIKKTLESMIVSYRNRIEPRQRTLELDKRIKVIYRQIDMTITSPLPVSTSQGKRLASLPEGISE, encoded by the exons ATGACTAAATGTGTAAATACCAAACTTTGTGAATATGTGGAAGCTTACGACCTCCTCTCAGAAAACCAATTGGGGACGAGGAGAATATGCCAAGGTGCGAAAGAGCAAGCAATAGTTAACAAAGAGATCAACAGATCAAACGATTACAAGCTACACTCTGCATGGATTGATGTTAAAAAAGCATTTGACTCAGTGGATCATTCTTTTTTACTACAAATTTTGGAAAAGTCTGGGATACCTGGATGGATTGTAAAATTTGTCGAGTCGCTGATTACTAAATGGAGTGTCAAACTCAgactaaataacaaatatattcgaGATGTACGAATTGAACGGGGAATCCTCCAAGGAGACAGTTTGTCACCTATGCTGTTTGTCCTTGTGTTGGACCCACTGAGCCGCCTATTATCTTATAAGTTCCCGAAGGTCTCTATGGGGCGAGAAAATCAGATCACACCGTTTTCGACAAATCATCTTCTTTTCATTGATGATTTGAAACTTGTTTCGAAGAGTGAAAATGTTATTGTCAAAATGATGGAAGAGGTGAATCATTATTTCCATGCGGTTGGGTTGGAGAAAAATTTGGAAAAGTCGGCCACGAATACCTACTTGTTGTCAGAAGAGGCAAGAGTTCTTGATGGAATTGATGGATACAAATACCTTGGAGTGCTTGAAAGCTCAACTGGGAAAATCCAGAAGCAGAAAATGCTGAAAATCATTTTGGAAGAAGTAATTATGCGGATAGAGAGGCTAGCAAATACTAAATTGAATGGAGTAAACTTATTCAAAGCAATTAATGAACACGCTCTTTCATTGTACAATTATTACATCGGACTAGTTGATATTGAGCCATTTGAATTCGAAATGGTAGACGATACAATCCGATCAAAATTAACTGAATACAGAATACACCTCCGACCAGCAAACAAACAGAGATTATATCTTCCTC AATACTTGAAGCGCAAATATTCTTTGGAAGATTCACTTTTACTGGAAAAAAAACTGTTGTCAGATGCGCAGAACAAACGCCTACTGGATCAGACCTTTTCAAAAAGTCTTCACTCAATTCTCTATAAAAATTCTAAGGAAGATTTCGTGAAGGTTGAAGATTCCAGTCACTGGCTAGCCAGAGGCAATAATTCTCCACGGTCAGAAGGCTTGTTCTGTCTTCTACAGGATAGAAATTTATTCTTCGCAGACCACAATTTAATGTGTCCACACTGTATGAAATGGAAGAAGACTGTCGACCACTGTGCTACCAGATGTGAAAAGATGCTGCATGGGGACTATGTTAGAAGGCATAATGAAGTAGTTAGgtgtattcattttcatttatgtcGAGAATTCGGACTCAAGAATGAGAAGAAGCTGAAAACTCACTCTGTACAAACTGTGTCTGTTAATGAGTTTGTCGAAATCAAAGTGGACACCTTCATTAAAACAGACATAATACTAGAACATAACAAACCCGATTTGTTTATCTTTGACAAGAAGAACAACCGGATATTCCTGATTGAGGTTGGGATAACATCTGCCCCAAACTTACAACAAGTGGAGGTAGAAAAACTTAGAAAGTATGACCTTCTATCAAAGGAATTGGAGTTGATATATCATGCCAATGTGAAAATAGTACCGATTGTATTAACTTGGGACGGACTTGTCACTTCAAAATTCCAACAGTATGCACAATCGTTGAACATCAATGAGAgaacacatgcgtatatacaatCACTCACTATCAAAAAAACCCTTGAGAGCATGATTGTTTCCTATAGGAACAGAATTGAGCCACGCCAAAGGACTCTCGAACtggacaaaagaataaaagttatTTATCGACAAATAGATATGACCATAACTTCGCCACTGCCTGTCAGCACTTCCCAAGGAAAGAGGCTGGCATCCTTACCTGAGGGAATATCAGAATAG